The proteins below are encoded in one region of Parvicella tangerina:
- a CDS encoding DUF4412 domain-containing protein, protein MKNVFVMLLSIVLMSGSACAEDGGKKNKWNGTIKYSLDYDLPEAYESQRAMLATEMTCYIGKDFTRVEQTSTIGDQITINNLATGVTTVLMDLMGKKIALTTEDVEEDEKVEPVIEYLEETKTIAGYECSKAVYTIQKNGAEAVFEVFYTSELPSEANTQFKGIEGFPMEYVIESQGMVITYSAIEVKEEKVSKSLGKVPDGYEHMTYEEFMEMMGGGQ, encoded by the coding sequence ATGAAAAATGTTTTTGTAATGCTGCTCTCAATCGTTTTGATGAGCGGTTCTGCATGTGCAGAAGATGGAGGAAAGAAGAATAAGTGGAATGGAACAATCAAGTATTCACTTGATTATGATTTGCCTGAGGCCTATGAGTCGCAAAGAGCTATGCTAGCCACAGAAATGACCTGTTACATTGGTAAAGATTTTACACGTGTTGAACAAACCAGTACAATTGGTGATCAAATTACAATTAACAACCTTGCTACAGGTGTAACTACTGTTTTGATGGATTTGATGGGTAAAAAGATTGCGTTGACTACGGAAGATGTGGAAGAAGACGAGAAGGTGGAGCCTGTCATTGAATATTTAGAAGAAACCAAGACTATAGCCGGTTATGAGTGTTCGAAAGCAGTCTATACTATCCAGAAAAATGGGGCTGAAGCAGTTTTTGAGGTGTTCTACACAAGTGAACTACCTTCAGAAGCCAACACACAATTTAAAGGGATTGAAGGATTTCCAATGGAGTATGTTATTGAATCTCAAGGAATGGTGATTACTTACAGCGCAATAGAAGTGAAAGAGGAAAAAGTGAGTAAATCGCTTGGTAAAGTTCCAGATGGATACGAACACATGACTTATGAAGAGTTCATGGAAATGATGGGGGGAGGACAGTAA
- the hisS gene encoding histidine--tRNA ligase, translating into MSKPSIPKGTRDFLPKVMVKRNYIFNTIKQAFVKYGFLPIETPCMENLSTLTGKYGEEGDRLIFKVLDRGDKLMRGLDQIDEGMSQGKIEHTLCKEALRYDLTVPFARFVVQHQNELSFPFKRYQIQPVWRADRPAKARYREFYQCDADVVGSDSLLFEVELIQLFDEVLSNLGLNDFSIKVNNRKILSGIAEITGLSDKIVDITVAIDKLDKIGEEGVIKELERKEIPQEAIEKIKPLFKIGGNTKDVINEMRQLLADSEIGLKGIDELAYVFEKIEVLGLEKAKLEFDVTLARGLNYYTGAIFEVKANNVSIGSICGGGRYDDLTGIFGLKDLSGVGISFGADRIYDVMEELNLFPETSDESTQLLLINFGVKENECLKILQRLREDGINTELYPEGTKLKKQMKYADSKGIPFVLFLGEEELESGMFQIKNLQTGDQKQASLKDIIADLS; encoded by the coding sequence ATGTCAAAGCCAAGCATACCTAAAGGGACAAGAGATTTTTTGCCGAAAGTAATGGTAAAAAGGAATTACATTTTCAATACCATAAAACAAGCCTTCGTGAAGTATGGATTCCTGCCGATTGAGACGCCTTGTATGGAAAATCTATCTACCCTCACAGGTAAATATGGAGAAGAAGGAGATCGATTGATATTTAAGGTTTTAGATCGAGGTGACAAGTTAATGAGAGGACTGGATCAAATTGATGAAGGCATGTCACAGGGAAAAATTGAACATACCTTATGCAAGGAGGCTCTCCGATACGATCTTACTGTTCCTTTCGCTCGATTTGTAGTTCAGCACCAAAACGAATTGTCATTTCCTTTTAAAAGGTACCAGATCCAACCCGTTTGGCGGGCTGATCGACCTGCAAAAGCTAGATACCGAGAATTTTATCAGTGTGATGCGGATGTGGTTGGTTCAGACTCTCTTTTGTTTGAAGTTGAACTGATTCAGTTGTTTGATGAAGTACTAAGTAACTTAGGACTCAATGATTTCTCGATCAAAGTTAACAACCGTAAGATTCTTTCGGGAATCGCTGAAATCACTGGATTATCAGATAAAATTGTAGACATCACTGTTGCCATTGATAAACTGGATAAAATTGGAGAAGAAGGTGTAATCAAAGAACTTGAGCGTAAAGAGATCCCTCAGGAGGCCATAGAAAAGATTAAACCACTCTTCAAAATAGGAGGCAATACGAAGGACGTAATTAACGAAATGAGACAATTGTTGGCCGATTCTGAAATAGGCCTGAAAGGTATTGATGAATTGGCATACGTTTTTGAAAAGATTGAGGTCCTTGGTCTGGAAAAGGCTAAATTGGAGTTTGATGTTACGCTTGCTCGTGGACTTAACTACTATACGGGTGCAATTTTTGAAGTCAAAGCCAACAATGTAAGTATTGGCAGCATTTGTGGAGGAGGTCGTTACGATGACCTCACTGGAATTTTTGGTTTGAAAGATCTCTCTGGTGTAGGCATTTCCTTTGGCGCAGACCGTATTTATGATGTGATGGAGGAGTTAAATCTTTTTCCTGAGACCAGTGATGAAAGTACTCAACTCTTGCTTATCAATTTTGGTGTTAAAGAAAATGAATGTTTAAAGATCCTTCAGCGCCTCAGAGAGGATGGTATCAACACTGAACTTTATCCAGAGGGCACAAAACTTAAAAAACAGATGAAGTATGCAGATAGCAAGGGCATTCCATTTGTTCTATTTCTCGGTGAAGAAGAGTTGGAGTCTGGCATGTTCCAGATCAAGAACCTTCAAACAGGTGATCAAAAACAAGCTTCGTTGAAAGATATAATTGCAGACCTATCATGA
- the asnB gene encoding asparagine synthase (glutamine-hydrolyzing), translating to MCGINGIYNIRKVDHPVDLIKKMNQRSAHRGPDYSGVYSDEDIVLGHNRLSIIDLDEVSNQPMISENDNLVLVFNGEIYNYQELRKILEKRHTFKTNGDTEVVLAAFERWGPACLNHFNGMFGLAIWDKNKRELFVARDRLGIKPVYYYDNLEQFAFSSEIRSLLELPFVEKEINEDALVDYLRYGTVHAPRTIINGVRMLMPGHYVLLNVDGIKTHQYWNVNLHYSSESFNQSYDQVKSRTKELFYESVERRLVADVPFGAFLSGGIDSSAVVGVMSEVSKNKVNTFSVTFAEEEFSEAKYARIIAEKFNTNHHEIKLSPTDFLEDLPNAIDSMDHPSMDGPNSYVVSKATKGAGITMALSGLGGDELFAGYDIFKRAYSLLDKKWLMSFPLFFRKGLGTALKVVKPGISSDKIKKTITSKYLELPYYYPINREVLDDNKLHEILSFHNYPENAVHEILQHSIGVGTSGASVPFLSRVTFAEINTYMQNVLLRDTDQMSMAHALEVRVPFLDHKLLEYVYGVRDDFKYPTQPKKLLVDALGDLLPSEIVDRPKMGFTFPWESWLKNDLKDYCIEGFDYLKGLSYFNERGLDNLWIDFLNGKRTITWSRVWTFVVLGHWLKKNRISG from the coding sequence ATGTGTGGAATAAACGGAATTTATAACATCAGAAAAGTCGACCATCCTGTTGACCTGATCAAAAAAATGAATCAGAGGTCGGCACATCGCGGGCCAGATTACTCAGGTGTTTATAGTGATGAAGACATCGTACTAGGACACAACCGACTTTCGATCATTGACCTTGATGAAGTTTCTAATCAACCTATGATTTCCGAGAACGATAACCTCGTTCTGGTCTTCAATGGGGAAATCTACAACTACCAAGAATTAAGGAAAATTCTCGAAAAACGGCACACTTTCAAAACTAATGGCGACACAGAAGTGGTATTAGCAGCTTTTGAAAGATGGGGTCCTGCTTGTTTGAATCATTTTAACGGTATGTTTGGACTCGCCATCTGGGATAAGAACAAAAGAGAACTGTTCGTTGCTCGTGATCGACTCGGTATTAAGCCAGTTTACTATTACGATAACCTCGAGCAATTCGCATTTTCCTCTGAAATCAGGAGTTTACTAGAGCTACCTTTTGTAGAAAAGGAAATTAACGAAGATGCCCTGGTAGATTACCTAAGATATGGTACCGTTCATGCTCCAAGAACCATTATCAATGGAGTTAGAATGCTGATGCCAGGACATTATGTATTGCTTAATGTTGACGGTATTAAAACTCATCAATACTGGAATGTAAATCTTCATTACAGCTCGGAGAGTTTTAATCAGAGTTACGATCAAGTAAAATCAAGAACAAAAGAACTCTTTTATGAAAGTGTTGAAAGACGTCTTGTTGCGGATGTTCCTTTTGGCGCTTTTCTAAGTGGAGGAATCGATAGCAGTGCCGTGGTAGGTGTGATGAGTGAAGTATCAAAAAATAAGGTCAATACCTTCTCTGTCACTTTTGCCGAAGAAGAGTTTTCCGAAGCAAAATATGCTCGAATAATCGCTGAAAAATTCAATACTAACCATCATGAGATCAAGCTATCTCCAACTGATTTCCTGGAGGATCTTCCTAATGCCATAGACAGCATGGATCACCCAAGTATGGACGGACCAAATTCTTATGTGGTGTCCAAAGCAACTAAAGGTGCTGGAATCACAATGGCGTTAAGTGGACTTGGTGGAGATGAATTATTTGCGGGATACGATATTTTTAAAAGGGCTTATTCTTTGTTGGACAAGAAATGGCTCATGTCCTTTCCGCTTTTCTTTAGAAAAGGGCTTGGAACAGCATTAAAAGTCGTAAAACCAGGAATTTCTAGTGATAAAATCAAAAAAACAATTACCAGTAAATATCTTGAACTGCCTTATTACTACCCCATCAACCGAGAAGTTTTAGACGACAATAAACTGCATGAAATTCTGAGTTTTCATAACTACCCAGAGAACGCAGTGCATGAAATTTTACAACACTCAATCGGTGTTGGGACTTCAGGAGCGAGTGTACCTTTCTTGAGTCGAGTTACTTTTGCCGAGATCAATACCTACATGCAAAATGTCTTACTAAGAGACACCGATCAAATGAGTATGGCTCATGCGTTAGAGGTAAGAGTTCCGTTTTTAGACCACAAGTTACTTGAGTATGTTTATGGCGTTCGGGATGACTTTAAATACCCAACACAACCTAAGAAACTGCTTGTAGATGCGCTCGGTGATTTACTTCCTTCTGAAATAGTAGATCGTCCGAAAATGGGTTTTACTTTTCCTTGGGAATCTTGGTTGAAGAACGATCTTAAAGATTACTGCATTGAAGGGTTTGATTATTTAAAAGGATTATCCTATTTCAATGAGAGAGGATTAGATAATCTCTGGATTGACTTTTTGAATGGGAAAAGGACAATTACCTGGTCTAGAGTATGGACTTTTGTAGTGCTTGGGCACTGGTTAAAAAAGAATCGAATTAGTGGATGA
- a CDS encoding glycosyltransferase: MNLQNKKRILFFIDWYYPAFKAGGPISSVRNLCLLLKKDFEVLVVTGDRDLGETEALPGIVTNKQISVEGINVIYLSPKEISSYKFQEIHNSFRPDIVHLNSLFSAKFTLLPLKALKKVDSQIVISPRGMFGSASLKIKSLKKRLFFIYAKVFSLFEGVVWHATSAIEADEIRNKIGLKTTVRIANNVPYLPETIVDEPVKTKGEIKLLSVGRMAPIKNFDFLLNTLSKVKSKVYLLIVGPTEDKIYAQKCQVIANQLPQHIVIRFSDGLSPAQLNKLYADTHVFISTSKNENFGHSIAEALGAGRPVIVSDQTPWKNLRESGAGYDLPLDEKIFAETIEYFASLDQEGFNITCKKAREMAIKTANPKVILSNYHALYEI, from the coding sequence ATGAATTTGCAAAATAAAAAACGAATACTCTTCTTTATAGACTGGTACTATCCAGCTTTCAAGGCTGGCGGTCCAATTTCTTCTGTTAGAAACCTTTGTTTACTATTAAAAAAGGATTTTGAAGTTTTGGTCGTTACCGGGGATAGGGATCTCGGTGAAACAGAAGCTTTACCAGGAATAGTAACCAATAAGCAAATATCAGTTGAGGGTATTAATGTGATTTATTTGTCACCAAAAGAAATTAGTTCATACAAATTCCAAGAAATTCATAATTCTTTTAGGCCTGATATTGTCCATTTAAATAGTTTGTTCTCTGCTAAGTTTACGCTACTTCCATTGAAAGCTTTAAAAAAAGTAGACTCCCAAATTGTTATCAGTCCAAGAGGGATGTTTGGCTCTGCATCTTTGAAGATTAAGTCTCTCAAAAAGCGACTATTCTTTATTTATGCTAAAGTCTTTTCTTTATTTGAAGGAGTTGTCTGGCACGCTACTTCTGCTATTGAAGCTGATGAAATAAGGAATAAAATTGGATTAAAAACTACTGTAAGAATTGCAAACAATGTCCCCTATCTACCTGAAACTATTGTAGATGAACCAGTTAAAACAAAGGGTGAAATTAAGTTACTAAGCGTTGGGAGAATGGCTCCTATTAAGAATTTTGACTTTTTATTAAACACTCTTTCAAAAGTAAAAAGTAAAGTATACTTGTTGATAGTCGGTCCAACAGAAGATAAAATATATGCACAAAAGTGTCAGGTGATTGCAAATCAATTACCTCAACACATAGTTATTAGGTTTTCTGACGGTTTGAGTCCTGCTCAGTTAAATAAACTCTATGCTGATACGCATGTTTTTATTTCTACTTCAAAAAATGAGAACTTTGGTCACAGCATTGCAGAAGCGCTAGGAGCAGGCCGCCCTGTAATTGTCAGTGATCAGACTCCATGGAAAAATCTAAGGGAATCAGGTGCAGGATATGACCTCCCTTTAGACGAAAAAATATTTGCGGAAACAATTGAATATTTTGCATCTTTGGATCAAGAAGGCTTCAATATAACCTGTAAAAAAGCAAGAGAAATGGCTATTAAAACAGCCAATCCGAAAGTTATTTTATCTAACTACCAT